A region of Candidatus Wallbacteria bacterium DNA encodes the following proteins:
- a CDS encoding acyl carrier protein, translated as MTHPELLSRVTAIFRDVLDDERIILTDGTTAKDIEGWDSLSHFQLINALEREFGIRFTTEEIYSFQNIGQICGLIKGKLR; from the coding sequence ATGACACACCCGGAACTTCTCTCAAGAGTCACAGCCATTTTCCGCGATGTGCTGGATGACGAACGGATCATTCTGACCGACGGAACGACCGCGAAAGATATTGAAGGCTGGGATTCGCTGAGCCATTTTCAGCTGATCAACGCTCTGGAGCGCGAATTCGGGATCAGATTCACAACCGAGGAAATCTACTCGTTCCAGAATATCGGACAGATCTGCGGCCTGATCAAAGGAAAGCTGCGCTGA